GGTCGCTCCCGAAGATCATTTTGGATGGAGCAATCACTTCTTGAAACCCTGTGAATTTCAACAATTTGATAGCGGGCATCTGTTTATAAGAGAAAAAGAAATAAGATCGAAAGTCATTCAAAAAATTACCGAAAAGCTCTCGTGTTTTAATACGGCAGAATGTGAGATCTAATGGCCTGAGTTGCTTTGTAACCCGGATTAGCGCCGCGTCATCTGGGTAAATTACGTCAACCAATAATGGTTCTTCTCAAAGCAATAGGTCGGTAAGCTGACTTTTGATAATCCATGAATATAGGGGGCATAATTCGCGGCCCAATCAACGTGTTTGCCATTTAAATAAGCACTTTTTAGATCGCCACCAATAACGATTTCTTCAGTCAACGTACTTTCTACGGCTATGGTTTGACTTAATTTCTCAATCAACTCCTCCTTGCTATGAGCATAAATGGCTATCCGCCATTCGAAATGACTACGGCCTGTGGCTGCCGTGTAGCATATATCGGCTAATGAATCCTTAGTGGTTTTCAAATAATCCTTATATGCACCTATCAAAGACTGCAACGAGTTCTCCGTTTTTGCGGATAAAACAAAAAGTGGTGTTGCAGGTAACTCAATCGGTTCTTTTTTATTGTCTTGAGCTGACTCTTCAATGATCACATGAGCATTAGTCCCATTAAAGCCAAAAGAGCTGATAGCAGCCCGACGAGAATTTTGGCCTCGTACCCACGGCTTCTTCACGGCCATAACTTCTGCAGGAAAGTTTAAACGAATATGCGGGTTAAGCATCTTAAAATGAAGATTCGCTGGAATTTGCTCATGCTGTAAGGCCAAAATAGTTTTGATAAGGCCGGCGATACCCGCCGCAGCTTCCAAGTGACCAATGTTGGTCTTTACCGCTCCCAAATACAAGGGATGATTCAATTCCCTATGTTGACCATAGACCTGGCCTATTGCGCCGATCTCGATAGGATCCCCTAAAGAAGTTCCTGTTCCATGGCACTCGATATAATCAATGTCATTCGATTTTAATCCCGATTTAATCAAAACAGACTGTAATAATGATTTTTGCGCAGCACCATTAGGTACTGTTAAACCACTACTCGCACCATCCTGATTAATCCCGGATGCTTTGATAACCGCTAAAACTCGATCATTATCCCTTTGCGCTGCAGATAAAGGTTTTAATATGACCACGCCACATCCTTCACCGCGAACATAACCATTTGCATTTGCATCAAACGTCTTACATGCCCCATCAGGTGATAACATCCCCGCTTTTCTTAAATTGAGGGTGAGATCGAGAGACAAGAGCGCATTCACTCCACCAACGATGGCGAGCCCACATTCTTGATTACGTAAGGACAAACACGCCTGATGAAGAGCAACCAATGACGAGGAGCACGCTGTATCTATGGCCATACTTGGGCCCTGAAGCCCTAAGGTATAAGACAGTCGTCCTGAAGCGGAACTTGCGGCATTACCCGTTGCGACGTGAGGGTGAATAATTAATTCTTTATGGCTAAAAATGATATGTTCATAATCGTGACTCGAAATTCCAATAAACACCCCAGTACTACTACCACGCAATTGGTGCGGATCGCATGCGGCATTCTCTAACGCTCGCCATGCGTTGGTTAATAACAGGCGTTGTTGGGGATCTAAGAGCAAGGCCTCACGAGGTGAAATGGAGAAAAAACCCGCATCAAACTCAGTTATCCCATCAATACAGCCTCCTTTTAGTGGAGGTAAGGAATTCAACGCCTCAGGGGATCGATTGCTGTAATATTCAGAGAACCAACGCTCTTTGGGAATCTCTCGTACCCCATCTTTTCCATCCGCCAAAAGTTGCCAAAATTCATCGATGTCCTTAGCCCCTGGAAACTGGCAGCTCATGCCAATAACAGCTATCTCTTCCTGCAATGGCGGTCTAAGGTTTTTTGAATGCTCCAGCGTTGATCGTTGAGGCTCTTCTTTTTTAGAGCTCAACTCCTCGTACATATAATCAATTACTGCCTGAATGTTGGGGAAATTAAATAATAACGAACTCTCCAAGATTAACGCATTGCCTAATTTTGTCTGTAACAAATTAATTAATTCTACGGCATTAATTGAATCAAGACCTAAGTCAAAAAATCCTTTACTCAAGTCAATGGGGGTGTCTTCTATATGGATGTAATGAGCAACTGATGTTAATACCATATCTTTTATTGCCAATCGCTGCTCATCCTTAGTCAACTGGTTAAATCCCTCGAACCACTGACTTGGATTTTTAACTGCATTCACCTCATCCTCACCAACTTCCAACCTATCTTGCATTTCAGAGGCAATAAAACGATAAAGAGGCTGCAAATGATGTTCTTGGATTAATTGTTTACAACGTCTACGTTGTAACTTACCACTGCTTGTTTTAGGAATCGATTTAGCAGGTACTAAATGGATGGCCTTAGCCGTAATATGACTGTCTTGGCTCAGTCTTTGATTGATATGTTCAATGATCTCAGGATAGGTTTGTGGCGAGGTTTTAGGCTTTAACTCGGCAACCACTACTAAAATTTCTTCATCTTCGACTTGATCAGCATAGGCAATGACACATCCTTTTCGTATGGCAGGATCTGCATGAAAAACGGATAACTCGATGTCTTGAGGATAATAATTTTGACCACGAATAATGATCATATCTTTTATTCTTCCGCAAACGAAAAGCTCACCTTGGTATAAAAATCCGAGATCACCACTTCGCAAGTAGTTTTCATTCGAGGGATCATTATCTAAATGCGCATGAAAGGTTTTCGCTGTTTCTTCTGGATTATTATAATAACCTTTGGCAACCGATTTACCTTGAATCCAAATCTCGCCAATCTCTAATTCACCACATTCGGTCAATAATTCTGGATTCACGATTTTTAATGGCATCAGAGGGGTTCCACTACTTTCAAGGCAAGTAGAAGGACCATCACTCGGGTTAATGTCAACCCTATTCTGTTTTAATTGCTCCGAGTTGACAGAAAGTCTGATTTCCTCTGAAAGCGCGAATTTACTTGATGTCATTACAGTGGATTCGGCCAGGCCATAACAAGGTAATAAAACGTTCTTTTTCAGACCAGCTGAAGCAAAAGTGGAATAGAAAAAATCCATCGTTTTAGGATTAATGGGCTCTGCTCCATTGGCAGCTACTTGCAGACAACTTAAGTCCAATGTTGCAATATGTTCCTTAGTTACTTTTGAGGCGCATAATTCATAAGCAAAGTTAGGGCCACCAGTTAGCGTGCACCGATATTTTGAGATCCCCTCCATCCATCGGGATGGTTTTGCTATAAAATCTAAAGTGGGTAATAGTACAGAAGTCCCGCCCACGTAAATTGGCTGAATAACACCCGCAATTAAACCCATATCATGATAAGGAGGTAACCAGGAATAGCAAATAGTATTGTCGCTCGTCTGGCAGGCATACTTAATAATTTCCGAGTTATCCACCAGATTACCATGACTGACTAAAACACCTTTTGGTTCAGCAGTAGAGCCCGAGGTATATTGGATAAAGGCTACATCATCACAAAGAACTGAATAGGGTTTGATCTTCGTTATATCAATTTTTATATCATGAGCAATAATCAACATGTTAATTTCCATGGTTCTCAATGTCTTAAACAACTGCTCATGCTTATCTGATAAGCCAACAAAAGATTTTAATCTATTGGGAATAAAACGATTTATTTTTTGCGCGATGTTGAGACCTCTAGAAGTCATTACATCAAAAAGAATTAATTGGGGCTGAACATTCTCGATAATATGTAAAAATCGATTGGCCATCATTTTATTAAACGGTGGTACTAAAGGCACCGCGATTGTCCCAGTAGCCAAACAAGCAAAAAATCCTACGATAAAATCTATTCCGGGCTGGGCACATAAAATGATTCGATCTTTGGGATTTGCGTTTTGTTGAATTTGGTATGCTAAATGAAAGACTCTAGCGATCAGTTCTTCATAGGTTATGACGTTGAGCTCTTTATCCTTGCTTAACAACCGATAGGCTGGTTTTTGCGGAGTGTTTTGATAATTTAGCAACAGTTTGGAAATAATTGTATCGGTTGGGCTATTACCAGCAGAATCTTGCGACATATACCACCACTCTCAATCATTGAATTTGGGATAATCATGAATTCCCTATAATTATAGATGGCTTTTTTTGAACTTGTGGAAAAAAAAAGAGCTTTGCTAAGCGCGCCCTTTTGACCACAAATGCTACGGTTTTTGCTAAAACCAACAGTGATCGACAGAAACGTCATGCAAAACTCCAGGTAATTTGTCCACCAATTACAGTTGTTTGCGTGTTGTTATGTCCTTTAAGGGAGGTCACCGGAGTAATGAGATTCACCGGAATTTGGTTAAAAAATGAATGACCAACACCCACATCATAGCCTAAATTCTCAGTAGGTTGAAAATGGGCTCCCACAGCCAGGATAGTTGCACTTCCTACCGGATCTGCAATGCCTCGATCGTGATCATTTGAAGGAGTACTCATAAATTGAATCCCGCCTCGTAATAACAATTTTTCGGTTGTTTTAAACGTGGCACCGACTGCATAATCAAAACAATTGTGGTAATTGAAGGGAATGGTTACTGGAAGTGTTACTCCAAAAGGAGTTTCGGTATGCTCCATTGTTATTTGATTAAATGTTCTCCAATTGGTGTAAAATACTGTGGCCATTCCCGTCCATCGTTGGGTAAAATCATGTTGCACACTCAGTTGGGCTCGAGCAGGCAAAGCGGCTTTGGTTTCTTGTTGATTTGTTCTGAAGACGCCTCCGAAAGGTACATGAACAGTACTGTGTCCATTAGTCGTAATGGAGATTTTTGAGTAGTAACTTAACCCAATCCGGGTTGCCGATGACAAGTCAAATAACAAACCACCATGCCCACCGTATCCCCAGCCACTTAAATGATTCTCAAGTCGTGAATCGAAAGGAAAAGAAATAGGTGGACCATACATATTATTGAGTGTAAATGCCAAATGAAGTGCATCAAATCCCGCGCCTAGAGAAAAACGATCTGTTAGCTTCACACCCACACTTGGACCTACATCAATCCCCACCACCTGGGAACGCGTGGATGCATAACGGGCAATGGAGGAGCGTGAAGAGCCATAATTCGTACCTAAGGCGAATGGTGTCGTAAAGTTAAAACCCAATGTAATGCGCTGATTAACAGGAGCAGCATAATAAAATGAAGGCATGAACGCTTTAATTTGACTGCGCGCTACCCCAGATTGAACTATCGGAAATGGAAATGGAGATGGGGAGGGAGGAGTAACTGAAGTCCCTGTAAAACGTGCTGTCCCTGTGATACCTAATAAATTACCCACTATTTGTTGATGACGCAGCTTCACCAGTCCTGCCGGATTCGTATAAGCCGTACTTGCATCACTATCAGCAGTTGCCCAATCTGCATAAGCGACCCCCAAGCCCGCGGTATTAACAAAAGGCAAACTAAAATCGGAATGTGCCGAAACGGGTGAAGAAAGACAGAAAACAGAAATCGCTAGGGAAAATTGGGACAATTGGCGCACGTTTTGCTCCTTTATATGTAAGTGCTCAGCGCCTATCAAAGAACGGCTCAATTACCCATATTGAGAGAATCCAACCGTCCGAGTAACTATCAATAAAGAGCTCTGAGCTATTACCTTTATATTTTGCCATCCTTTAATAAATTAATCATTAGCTCAATCTCTTCCGACATGGGTCTGCAATGCTCTATTTTTGGTGAATAATGACGAACCTTGTGGTAAATGGATTGAGCTTTTTTACTTGCCTTTTCGATACCCCGCAATTCAAGTGCCTGGGTTGCCGCAAGCAGCAAAATAGCGGTTAGACGCTCCAAATTGGCAACTGACTCTTGCAAATCAAAAGCGGCATGTGTTCCCAAGCTGTTCACATCCTGATTATCACCCTCTGTCGGTAAAGTATATGCCTGATGTGACTGGGCCAATTTGCGATTCTGTACTGCAAGCGCCGCAGACAGCAGCTGCATGGAACGGAACCCGTTGTGTTTTTCTGGATTAGGTACTAAATTCACCGGTAAATCATGATTTTTACGCGGATGGACTAAATTGGCGAGCAATGCATGCATCCACGTCGAGGCTTGAGCGATATTCATTTTCAAAATATCACAGGCATCAGTAACATAATAACCCATAAAATTAGCACTATGATGAATATTATTCGCAGCAACATCAATAACCGGATTATCATTAACGGAATTCATTTCACTTTCTACCCACTGAATGGCACGTTCCAAATTCTCTTGAAAAGGACCAAATCCTTGAGGAACTGAGCGAATAGAATAATAATCTTGTACGGGTTTATAGGTATAATCATTGGTCCGTAACTCATCTAAATCCGTCAATAATTGACTGCCTTCCCAGAAATCGATGAAAAATTGATTGATTTCAATTTCTCCCTTCTGCTTTTTCAGTTGGTGTACCATTGGATGATACGCGCTACTAATTACGAGTAAAGACTCTAAGGTCATCGCAACAGCTGCTAACATGTATTTAAATAAATGATGCAAATCATAAACTGCCAAACTGGCAATTGCCGTCATAAATGATGTGCCATTAATCAAAGCAAGCCCATCACGCATCACCGGTTTATACGCTTTGAGACCAGCTAATTGAATGGCCTCAGGGGCTAACATCACTTTATCCTGATAAGTGACTGCGACAGGCTCTCCAATCAACGCTGCTGCAATCATAGAAAGAGGAATGAGATCGCCACTAGCACCAATAGATCCATAACAACGGACAACGGGAGTAATACCCGCATTGAGAAAATCTAAAAGTGAATTGATCAATTCAGGATGAACACCTGAATACCCTTGCGCCAAGCAATGAGCCCGCAACATCATCGTGACACGCACAATGTGAGGTGAAACTACAGTACCTAAACCGCAAGAAAGTGAACGAATAATGTTTTCTTGTCGTTCATTAATGGATTCATAATAATCTAATGTGTCCGTATCTTTGAGTGCAGCATCGATATAACGAACCTGATCACCAAAGTTTGTATTCACACCATAAATAGGAACTCTCGAATCAACATGTACTTTTAAATATTGATATGAAGCCTCTATTGCCTCCATCGCCTGTGGTGGTAAGGCCACCGCTGATGAATAATGCGCTAATGTTTGAGAGGAGGCAATGGTCAATTGACAACCAAGTCCGATAGTTACAACGGACCTACCTGTTCGATTCACATCTACACCATCAGACGTTTGGGGAGTATTGAAAGACTTTAGATGTTCCAACCGTAAACTCCATTTATCATAGTAAAAAAATCATCATGACACTCGCTTTTTTAGTGTGTTCTTTTTTGTAAAACTTTTCAATAAAAAATTAAGTGTTTTATTGAGGACGATAAGTTCTTTAAACCCGGGCATATAAGCTCCCGGATTACGCAATGCCAATCCGGACGATACTACACCCAGGCGACAGTACGCATTAAAATGGCAACTCCAGCTTATCATTCAATAAATGCATTTGTTTCTTAAATAATTGTTGAATGTGCTCCAAATTATCTTCATCTTCTGCTTCAAAGCGAGCAACGAGACAAGGAGTTGTGTTGGAAGCACGCAATAGGCCCCAACCTTTATCGAACTCAACACGTAAACCATCAATTGCAATAACTCGTGCCTTAGGAAACTCTGCCATTTCATTAAAGCGTTTCATAAATTGAAACTTCTCATCGTCTGCTATAGCGATTTTCAGTTCAGGAGTATTAATACTATTAGGAATCGATTCAAATTGTTCACTTACCGTTAGATCCGCAGCACTAATGATTTCGAGCAAACGACAAGCACTGTAGAGTGCGTCATCAAATCCATACCAACGATCTTTGAAAAATAAATGCCCACTCATTTCACCTGCCAGAGCAGCACCTTCTTCTTTCATCACGTGTTTTACGATGGAATGGCCTGTGGGACACATTTTGGGTAGTCCACCAGCCTCTTTGATTACCGATTCTAAATGGCTTGAACATTTCACATCAAAAACTATAGTCGCTCCGGGAAGACGGCTTAATAATTCACGTACATAGAGCATCATCAACCGATCAGGCCAAATCATCTCACCTTTATTGGTAATTAATCCCAATCGATCTGCATCCCCATCAAAAGCTAAACCTATATCCGCTTGATGCGCTGCCACTGCGGCTTTTAAATCAGCTAAATTAGACTCTATTGTTGGATCAGGATGATGATTGGGAAAGTGACCATCGACATCACAATAAAGAGCTACCACCTCACAACCTAATTGACTGAGCACTTCGGGAATAATAGGGCCAGCAATACCATTACCGCAATCGACCACCACTTTTAATGGACGTTTAATTTTTATATCACTTAAAATACGCTGCTTGTATTTAGGCAACACATCAAATGCCACATCTTGACCTTGACCGACAATTCGCTTCCGTTCAAGAACCAAGTGATACAAGATATCAATGTCTTTTTGCATCAAGGTCTTACCTAATAAGACCATTTTAATTCCATTGTAATTTGCTGGATTATGGCTTCCTGTTACCATCAAACCACAATCAATTTCTTGAGTATGAATTGCAAAATACATCACTGGTGTTGGTACCGCACCTAAATCAAATACATCAATCCCACTATCCAATAGTCCTTGCTTTAAAGCGGAAGCCATTGCCAAACTGGTAAGACGACCATCACGTGCCAAAAAAATTTGTTGCCGTTTTAAGTCATGCAAATGACAAGCCAGGGCAAGTCCAATACTATAAAAAGCATTCTCATCCAATTCTTGTCCGATGATGCCGCGAATATCATAGGCACGAAACACAGAACGAGAAACTTGTTTTTGCTGATATTTCATTTAATGTCTCCCTGAACTGCCAAATCCACCTTCACCTCTGGAGGTTTCAGTAAACGAGTCCACTATTTCAAAAGCGGCTTGCACAACCGGAATAAAAACTAATTGAGCGATACGCTCTCCTGGATTTACGGTGAAATGCTCAATGCCTCTATTCCAACAAGAAATCTTAAGCTCACCTTGATAGTCCGAATCAATTAACCCTACTAAATTACCTAAAACAATACCATTTTTATGTCCCAAGCCTGAACGAGGTAAAATCACTGCGGCTAATTTAGGATCAGCAATATAAATTGATAATCCTGTAGGCAATAATACGGTTTCTTGCGGGGCAATTTGAATGGGTTCATTAATACAAACTCGCAAGTCTAATCCAGCTGCACCATGGGTCGCATAGGTAGGTAATGGGATGGTATCGCCGATTCGTGCATCCAGAATTTTTAGTTGAATTGCTTGGGTCATAATTTTTCCTATTAATCTTAATGCGCATCATTTTGCAGAGTTGCAGCAATGATTGCAATAATTTGTCCTGCTAACCGTGTTTTATGGGTTAAGGGCAATTCGATTTGCTTGTTTTTTGTAATGATAATGACTTGATTCACTTCACTATCAAATCCAAGTCCTTTTCCTACTGAGTTAGCCACAATCATATCCAATTTTTTACGTTGTAGCTTTTCCGTGGCGTAATGCACGACATCCGTGGTTTCAGCAGCAAATCCAACCACGCAAGAAGCCCGGGCTGAATCGGCAACACGACTGAGAATATCGGGATTTTTTATCAATTTAAGCGTCATTTCCTCATGGCTTTTTTTCTTCATTTTTTCTGATGCAGGCGACTCAACCCGATAATCTGCAACAGCAGCTGTTCCTATAAATATACCATCTGTAGGCATTTCTTGCATTACGGCATCAAGCATCTCTTGTGCGGATTCAACCTGAATTCGCTTAATTCCAGCCGAAGCCTGTAAAGAAGTTGGTCCACTAATTAAAGTAACTTGTGCGCCGGCCATAGCAGCGGCCTCTGCCATAGCGTACCCCATCTTTCCGGAGCTGTAATTGCTGATATAGCGCACTGGATCCAGCGGTTCACGAGTAGGTCCAGCGGTGACAAGTACTTTTTTTCCCGCCAGTAACTGGTGCACCTCAGACAAACGTAATGCACTCATGATGTGTTCCACTTCACTCACACGTCCAAAACCTTGCTCGCCACACGCTTGCGAACCTTCTTCAGGACCAACAAAAATTGCCCCTCTTTCCCGCAAAATCGTGCAATTGGCTTGGGTTGCTGGATGAGCCCACATACTATGATTCATCGCCGGACAAACAATGACAGGGACTTCTGCTACGAGGTACAAAGTAGAAAGTAAATCATCCGCAATACCCTGAGCCATTTTGGCAAGAATATTTGCAGAAGCAGGCACAATAACTAAATAATCTGCCCAACGCGCTAGCTCAATGTGTCCCATAGCGCGTTCTGCCTCGGCATCAAATAATTCTGTACGTGCGCTATTGCCTGATAAAGCTTGCATTAACAAAGGGCTAACAAACTCCTGAGCTGATTGGGTCATCACTACCTGTACTTCAGCGCCGGCTCGAGTTAACTCTCGAATCAGGTAGGCTGATTTATAGGCAGCTACCCCACCACATACTCCAAGAAGAATTTTTTTGCCAATAAAATCTTGCATGACTGGTCTTTTTTGATAAGAATAGCTCCGATCAAAGCATAAACTTCGCAATAAAGGAATAGAAAAATGACGGTTGTCCAATCAACACGGCAGTTGAACTTGCGTGAAAAACTGCTCACCCATGGTGTACAAAGTCTTTCAGATACTGAATTACTCGCTGTCTTTATCAGCTCTGGCAATAGTAAAAAATCCTGTGTACAACTCGCTTTTGAGCTCCTCAAGCACATGGGCGATTTACGAGCGATTCTTAACGCCGATAAACAATCTTTCCAGCAAATACCTGGTTTAGGAGAGGTTCGCTATGCCCAATTGCAAGCAGTCAAGGAAATATGTCGGCGCAGTGACTTCATTCAATTACAAAAAGATACACCCATCACGAACAGCAAACAAACCTACGCCTATTTAAAAAAACGTTTGCGCGATTATAAATATGAAACTTTTGCCGCTTTGTTTCTCGATAATCAACATCGCATCATTGCCTATGAGGAACTTTTTTCTGGGACCATCAATACGGCAACAATTCATCCAAGACCCATCATAGAACGTGTTCTTCAACTCAATGCAGCGGCACTGATTCTTGCCCACAACCACCCCTCAGGCTTATCTGATCCCAGTCATCAGGATATCGTTGTAACGGAACGTATCCGTGAAGCCTTGGAATTAGTTGATGCGCGTTTACTTGATCATCTCGTCATCGGCGACAATGAAGTCTATTCCATCCTGGCCGAAAGCAAGTCGATATGTCGCGAATAATCCACCACCCGACGCGTTGCGTCGGGTGGGGGTTTCGAAACAAATAACTATCTAACAAACAAAATTCTCCAATATAATTAAAATATCCTTACTCAAAACCCTCTTATCCCTCATGACTAAATTTATTTTATCGTTCCTTTCTTCTCTTGCGTTTAGTACTGTTTTCGCTGAAACAGATTATTGCCAACAGGCATTGGAAAATTTATACACAAAAAAAAGTGATTTAATCTCCGTAATCAAAATCAATACCAATAAAACATCACTTTATTCATCGACCGTCGAAACAAGTAAAGATTGTCAAAATTACCTCCCTTTGTTTTCAGTTAAAAACCCTGATGCGGTAAAAACTAAAGGAGGTTTATGTGCTGTCTTGCCTGCCGATGAAATAAAATCGGGTTTATGCTCCTTGCGCGTGACGCTTTGCATCTCAGAGAAAGAGTGTCACGGTTTAACGATAAAATTAACCACAGAAAATAATCATTATACACAAGCAGATCCTGCTTATTATGAAATGGACTTCAATGATTGATAAAAACCATTTCTACAGAAACAATTCGATCCTATTCGTGTTTTGGTTCTAAATTGTCCTTGCTTTTAGCAGTTGAACGCTTCACTAGGTTGCAATACTTTTTGTTTCTCTGCAAACGCTTGAATTTGCTCTTTTGAAAGCGTTACTCGATAGACTTCATCCGTCGCATAATTCGTCTGAAAGAAAATAGCAAACTTCTTATTTTCTCCTATTGGCTTTTCTTGCTCACACGGTATTATTTTTTCGATAAGGTGATAGGCTTCGCTCAGAGTTTTATCTTTATTTTGCGAAGCAAAGCCTACTTGCTGCCCCAGTTCCAATATCTCCAAATTGGCTAAATATTTTAATGCCCGTTCAAGCTCCTCATCTGTAAGCGGATGACATATGTCAGATAACCTCTCTTTCAGCATGCTATTTTTTGCTTGCACATTACTTGCGCCTGAAAAAAAATGCTGTTGATGTATGGATTGCAGGTGTTTAAATAATTGTTCATTATGAGAAGGCTTATGAGTAATATTTCTTTTTATAAAGCTGCCACTGCGTTCGCTACTGACTAAATCATGATACTTCTTTTGAACCATCACGTAATGAATGGTGTCAATATGGGCTAGTCTTTTACCTTCATAGGCACGCATCGTATCAACTATCTTACCCATCGTCAGCATTTCGCCTGGTTGCCACTTAGCATAATAAGCTGCTATTTCAGTAGCTATATTGAATGCATCGGCTTTATCTTTTTTTAGCGTTTTTTGATGCTCTGCCAGTGCTTTAATAAACTGTTGATTGTATTGTTCGACCTTTTTTTGGTGTGGACCATCCAATTCTAAATTGAGCCTATAATCGAGTGCATTATAAAGATTCGCCTCTTCTTGAAACTTAGTGAGCACCGTTTCCACTTCTGAGCGGCGTACTCGTAATTCTTTCCCAGCATCAGCCCATTGATCAATAGATGTATGATGTCCCCAAGTATTATTAAAAACACCTCCCATAACATTATGATTATAATAGGTTTTTGCGATTTGTCCTATTATTGAAAGCTGACAATACCATTCCTCTGGAATTGGAACAGCACCTAGCGAATGGGCTTCGGTTAGGGATTGATCGCCAGCCACTCCACATAAATCAGAGAGGCGCATCAAATCTAAGGTTGTATCATGGATAAATCGATCTCTTTGGAATGCTCTAAATTCCCTACCATTAGGATTTGTCTCATCTAAAATAATCTCTTTATGTGGATTTTCAGAGTCTCCGGTGAAGAAAACAAGCTTG
This sequence is a window from Legionella cherrii. Protein-coding genes within it:
- the coaBC gene encoding bifunctional phosphopantothenoylcysteine decarboxylase/phosphopantothenate--cysteine ligase CoaBC — encoded protein: MQDFIGKKILLGVCGGVAAYKSAYLIRELTRAGAEVQVVMTQSAQEFVSPLLMQALSGNSARTELFDAEAERAMGHIELARWADYLVIVPASANILAKMAQGIADDLLSTLYLVAEVPVIVCPAMNHSMWAHPATQANCTILRERGAIFVGPEEGSQACGEQGFGRVSEVEHIMSALRLSEVHQLLAGKKVLVTAGPTREPLDPVRYISNYSSGKMGYAMAEAAAMAGAQVTLISGPTSLQASAGIKRIQVESAQEMLDAVMQEMPTDGIFIGTAAVADYRVESPASEKMKKKSHEEMTLKLIKNPDILSRVADSARASCVVGFAAETTDVVHYATEKLQRKKLDMIVANSVGKGLGFDSEVNQVIIITKNKQIELPLTHKTRLAGQIIAIIAATLQNDAH
- the dut gene encoding dUTP diphosphatase yields the protein MTQAIQLKILDARIGDTIPLPTYATHGAAGLDLRVCINEPIQIAPQETVLLPTGLSIYIADPKLAAVILPRSGLGHKNGIVLGNLVGLIDSDYQGELKISCWNRGIEHFTVNPGERIAQLVFIPVVQAAFEIVDSFTETSRGEGGFGSSGRH
- the radC gene encoding RadC family protein; the encoded protein is MTVVQSTRQLNLREKLLTHGVQSLSDTELLAVFISSGNSKKSCVQLAFELLKHMGDLRAILNADKQSFQQIPGLGEVRYAQLQAVKEICRRSDFIQLQKDTPITNSKQTYAYLKKRLRDYKYETFAALFLDNQHRIIAYEELFSGTINTATIHPRPIIERVLQLNAAALILAHNHPSGLSDPSHQDIVVTERIREALELVDARLLDHLVIGDNEVYSILAESKSICRE